A window of Catenulispora sp. GP43 contains these coding sequences:
- a CDS encoding GlsB/YeaQ/YmgE family stress response membrane protein, producing MIATTVIGIAGALLGGWVASKVFHVTNIQGFFNISTWITAIMGAVVLLGAVKLVTGRGSAGSSPRRNARH from the coding sequence ATCATCGCCACCACCGTCATCGGCATCGCCGGGGCCCTGCTGGGCGGGTGGGTGGCGAGCAAGGTCTTCCACGTCACCAACATCCAGGGGTTCTTCAACATCTCCACCTGGATCACCGCGATCATGGGGGCCGTCGTCCTGCTGGGCGCCGTCAAGCTGGTCACTGGCCGAGGCAGCGCCGGGTCCAGCCCGCGCCGCAACGCACGGCACTGA